The Ictalurus punctatus breed USDA103 chromosome 17, Coco_2.0, whole genome shotgun sequence sequence GATTTACATCATTCACATCTTTAGCtttaatataaagtataaataaaacagactgaCACTGAAAGGTGGTGTTATTTTGTAAACACACCCTAAATATGTTAATTTCTCCTCAGGAACCGTCTTTAAAGAAGGTTAGATTAGATTCAGATGTGTTGACCTTTAACCTTTCTCTCGGTTAGTCTGCGCGTCCTCAGACAGGAAGAACTTTGACGAGGAGAGTAACGCCTCCATGAGCACGGCACGAGACGAGACGCGGGATTATTTCGGCATGGACGACGTGGAGCCCTCGGTGTCTCAGACGTTCGGTGAACGGAGCGCGTTCTCCTTCTGGCCGaaggtaaataaatacaggAAGTACTGAACGTTCCTTCACATCTTCTCCACACTTCTTACCTTTATTACACAAGAGAAGACCTGAGTGAAGATCACGTTCTCACCAtttcactgtaaacacacacacacactcatacgtCTGTGCTGGGTGTGTATCGCAGGACCGGGTGATGATCAATCGGATGGACAACATCTGCGAGGCAATCATCAAGGGCAAGTGGCCAACCAATAGGAGGCAGTTCTTTGACTTGCCTGGCCTGTTGCCTGGATATGGTGCCATAGCAACGGACAGCCCTATGCCCAGGAGGAGCATGGGAGACTTCTCTGTGATGAATCAGAGCAGCTACAGCGGGAGTGATGACATCACCATGTCACCGCAGGTCAATAAggcaagtctctctctctctcacacacacacacacacacaatgatcaGTCTACCCATCGCTTCCTTCCAGTCACAGTGTCTCCATCTGTCCTGTAATACCCAGAATGCCGTTCTTCATCCTAGTGACGTTATTTTAGATGTGTTCTGATGGGTTTTTGCTGATCTTCACGTTACCTGAAACATCATAAAGCTCTTAAAGACTTCAAGTTCAGAAGTGTCTCTAATgctctcacttcctgtttacagtGTTAGCACTTTTTGactctgtaacacacatttatagaagggattcattcatttatttatttattaataatggcAGTATCCGGTGTCTcgcccagatgaggacgggttagGGATAAATGTCTAAGTGTAAAATTTAGATTTAGAGGAGCAGCGTATAAGGTTTAGAGCACTCTGCTGCCTGAAGTACAGTTAAACATTAACGGCCCTTCCTCCTCCTGGATTCCTCTTCCTCCCTGCGTTTAGAACTGTAACATTCAGGCTTATCCTGGAGTCATTTTACAGGCGGTGAATCTCAACcgactttatttttattcccttTGATACTGATTATTAAAAGGTCATGTTTGAGATGTGTCGTTCATCACGACTGCTTCGTGTGTACAGGATGAGGCTCTGAGTCTGTCGGTTCCTCGTCAGCGGAGACGCAGGAGGAGGAAGGTGGAGATCGAGGCCGAGCGAGCTGCTAAGCGGCGTAATCTGATGGAGATGGTTGCGCAGCTCCGTGAGTCTCACGTCGCAGAAGGTCAGACTCGAGCTATGGATCTCACTAAAGCTCTACACGGGCTGGCTccgtcctcctcctcttcctcttcggTGTTCCCCGGCGCCGTGGCTTCCCCGATGGAGCTGCTGCACGCGGCCGGAGCCTCCAGAGCCAACGGAGCCGTGCTGGAGGCTGAAATTCCCACACGGAGGAGGAGAGGACGCAGGAAAAACGTTGAAGGCCTCGAGCTGCTCTTCGCAGGAAATAAGACTTCGCAGCTCAACACGGTAAAACACATTTCCTTCAACAAGCCTGATTTCATCATAACACTGGTGTAAATATTCCTTTAATCTTTCCACGGCGCCTGACTGCGTGTGCTAGCGTGTTCAGAGGGAGCGCGAGGTACAGGTTTTAACTCGTCCATTTATCTTGGCCTCTACAGGAAGATTCAAACGGGACCAAAGGTTTTGCAGACGGGGCACACGTGCCGGCACGAGCACCGAGACACATTCCAGCTCCTGCACAGAAAGAGGAGGGCGGCCATCTTAAAGGAGAGGATGGAGCGAGCACTAAGGACCTACAGGAGTGGCTCAGACAGCATCCCACCTACACCATGGACGTGCCTGGATACATACCAGTGAGTGTTTAGTCCGACCCGTGGGACCACTCTGACGGCAGAGAACTTGTCCACAGAGGACCGGATACtgtcagtgttttatttaaggAGCTGATCTCGCCGAGTCGGGGTCGTGCTGAACACGAAAGGGTGTGTGAGAATGACATCTGTTTTTCTGAagttgttttggtgtgtgtgtgtgtgtgtgtgtgtgtgtgtgtgtgtgcgtgcgtgcgttcTGTGCAGAAGAGTGAGGAGCTTCTCACACAGCTGGGAAAACCGAAGCAGAAAAGACATCGCTGTCGAAACCCAAACAAGATCGACATCAACACGCTGACCGGAGAGGAGAGAGTGCCTGTGGTCAACAAGAGGAACGGCCGAAAGGCAAGAACTATCAAATATATTCCATCAGGACCTTTATTGTCCCGTGTGCTTGTTCTCAGTGTAACGTCTGTTCTGTTATGCTGCAGATGGGGGGCGCTATGGCTCCTCCCATGAAGGATTTGCCGCGGTGGCTGTCTGAGAATCCGGAGTTCGCCATCGCTCCAGACTGGACAGACATCGTCAAACAGTCTGTGAGTTCAAGCGCTCCAGTTTAATCTCTAGATTAACCTTCAGATTAACTCCAGATTAACTCCCGTTTAACCTCTAGATTAACGGATCCTTTTCCCAACAGGCTTTAAATCATCTCGTGAAAGTGTGGTAAAGTTTGTAGTTAATGAAGCGGTGTTGCTAGCAGATCTAGATGTTCTTCAGCCACAGGAAGTTTCCCGCTCGGTTCAAACACACACGCTTTATTAAAGACTGTTTACACTTGCGTCTCTGTAGCAGGACGTTAATTTGagtagatgatgatgatgattagccCATGACTCACTGCTGCTCTTCTAACTGCATCGTTGTTTACctttttgatgttttatttgtttaaatggtGATGAATTGATCTTGATTTGATTTTGCAGGGTTTCCTGCCCGAGTCCATGTTTGACCGTCTCCTGACCGGGCCCGTGGTCAGAGAAGAGGGGGTCCGGCGCCGTGGACGAAGACCTAAATCTGAGATCGctaaagcagcagcagctcaaGCTTCTCTCTCTGCAGCTTCTTCAGCCTCTACCTCGGGCGTGAACCCCTTCCTGCTCAACAGCCTGTTTGGGGGAATGGACCTGAGCAGCCTGCAGAACCTACAGAACCTACAGAACCTGCAGCTCCTCATGGGCTTGTCTCCTTCTCTTGGTGCAGGAGCTGCAGATAACaagaccaccaccaccatgttgcCACTGATGCTGCCTGCCATGAGTGCCCTGCCCAATGTCTTTAGCCTTGGGGGGCTTTTTGGAGGCAACATGGCGGCGGCGgcggctgctgctgctgcaaacTTAAATACAAACACCACGGCTGCTTCAGAGTCTGAGGAGacaaagaaagatggagaaCTCAAGGAGGAAGgcgaggagaagaaggaggaggcaGAGAAACCTGCTGAGAACGAGTCGAGTGACGCAAATGCGGCTGCAGCAACCAATCTTTCTGCCAATCCTCTGGCGTTTAACCCGTTCCTGCTCTCCACCATGGCTCCTGGGCTTTTCTACCCCTCCATGTTCCTTCCCCCTGGCTTGGGCGGTTTAGGGCTGCCCGGCTTTTCTCCAGCAGCTCTCGCTGAGCTCCAGAACGCAATGAGTGGCGCATTAGGAGGTGCtggagaggagaaggaggagaacgAGGAGACGGGGCACAACCAGGATGCAGTAAAAGCCAGCAGCACTCTGGAGAACAGCGACTCTGACGAGGGCGAGAACAAAACCGAGGATCTGACCGGAGCGGCCGAGGAACTGGACTCCGTGgaggcaggagaggaagaggacgacgacgacgacgatgagGAGGAAGAAGTTGGAGAAGATGATGAGGACAAGAGTGACTGAAGATACAAATCCACCTGACTGACTTTCTGCCTTTTACCCCtgagggctttttttttaaaagaaaaactctACTGATTTCCCAAACTCTGAATTTTTATGTAATTTTGGTTTAGTTTTGTTGACGGATAAACAATATAATGATGAGGGAACACAATGATGTTTCTGCAGGACTTCAgtgtagtacacacacacacacacacacacacacacacacacacacacacacacaggcagtagTGGACATGTTGTGGATGTGAAAGGGGTTGGGTTTGTGgcctgtggtggtggtgatgtgcTTTAGAGGAGGCGATGACTGAAACGTCCCGATCCTGTTAGGAATGAGAAGGTTCTGATAGTGCTGTGCTGCTTCTTTCTGTTaaatttatgtttgtttgtttatttttttctctctctactgATATTGTAAACGGTGAGTGAGTAGCATCTCGATGAGGAACGTTCAGTGGCGTACAGTTTTAAACAGCATTAAGACGAGCGACTCTCTCCACGCTGCTGAAAACAGAATTGAGAAGTGAATGAAATGAGGATTGTTCTTGTCGTACTGTTCTGCTGAGGGATGAAGTTCTCACATATCAAAGCCTACACTCGGACTGTTCAAGTCTCTCACACTGACAATCTATACGGGTGAGGAGACGCTCGGCCTGTGGAGACAGCAATAACTGaaggcagctcctgaatgttccACTTTACCACAGGGTGTgtgagggggtgggggtgtgcaagattgtggtgtgtgtgtgtgtgtgggcaagATCAGGGTATATGAGAGGGTGGgatctgtgtgtatgaatgtgtatgtgagggGGTGTGATTTGTGAGTGTCTTGGTGAGTATGGGTgtgccggtgtgtgtgtgtgtgtgtgagtgcgggGGTGTGTGACagagggtgtgggtgtgtgacagagggtgtgggtgtgtgagagggtgtgtgtgtgtgtgtgtgtgtgtgagtgagagcgggtgtgtgtgtgtgagagggggtAAGAGAgagggtgtatgtgtgtctgtgtgtgagagcgcaCGGGGTGTGTGAGAGCGCGGGGTGTGTGAGAGCGCGGGGTGTGTGAGAGCGCGGGGTGTGTGTGACGGGGGGTGTGTGTGACGGGGGGTGTGTGTGACGGGGTGTGTGTGACGGGGTGGGGTTTCAGTAAAGGGAGGTGTGATGAATTATTGCGGTCGAATAGTCTCCTGAAGATCTCCATGTTGATGCACTGGTGTAAGGATGAAATCAGGTACTTTATCTATTGAATGGACTTTTTGTTACTTTTAGCCAGCAAGCTGAACAGCATTACCTCAATTCTAAACTAGCCTTgaagtttacacacacaaaccttgTACATGTTTCTCTCCTTTATCTTTTCTCTACACTTTTcactttcttctttttattatttgaaacaTCATGTATGATGACGTGTAAATGGCTGCCAACTGTAGTAATGatgcttttaataaaagtgACCCATGATATTCGCATAGAAACCAAAAACCCTGCGTGATCATCTGTCCCCTTTAATCCATTCAccaccttattattattattattattattattattattattattattattatacacctGCACtaacaccattcacacacaacacagagaATACTACAGGAGGAATTTACTCACTGATGTACCATCAGATCGAAAGTTTGTTGTACGGCTGCGACTCTCCGTCATGTTGTTAACGGATTAATCTGTCGATTCAaagttcagtttttattttctgtattttttctcAAAAGCGTGTTATTTCACGTTCTGCTCAACATtatcattctcacacacacacacacacactgtaaactgaAGGCTGTGataaaggtattaaatgtatgtgTGCGCTGTGCTGTACACTGCAGAGGAgttaaaatattaacatatttaaaaaataaacagctgatTGTCCACACACTTTagagcagaagttaaatcactagattaaaaacactaaagaatgaaaataaaagcagatgttctgcagtaacacacacacacacacacacactcatctgaacacaccaacatgttcctttattctgTAACTGTAccacacttcttacatttatatacaatccTATATAccatccacagtgacgtcactgatggGCGGGTGGGGGTTGGGGCGGggtatccacagtgacgtcactgatggGCGGGTGGGGGTTGGGGCGGggtatccacagtgacgtcacacaCCCGGTCAACCGATAATGATGTTCTCTGTCCGTTACTGTAACGATGGGtcagttgttgcagctctacactGACGGAGTGTTTAATATTCTGTTTCTCATAAAGTCTTTAAATCCGTACAGGAGTCTCTGAGACTGAACTGATGGTGAAATGTTCATGAGGAAGTGAGATAATCGGAGCGGTTTTATTACCTGCTGTGTAATTATATAcggtgcacttatatagagcttttatccaaagcactatacactgtgtctcattcacccattcacacacacacactccagtggtagcagagctgccgtgcaaTGCACTAACGTGCcctcaggagcaacttggggttcagtgtcttgcccaaggacactttggtatgtggggTCATGAGGGGTCATGTGgagccaggaatcaaaccgccaaccctacgattagtggacaacccgctctaccacctgatctaCAGCCGCCCCGAATTATAAATATTAGTTATTCACATTAACGTGACGATCAGTTCGGGCGTAAGGTGTGAAGTTTGCGTTGTGGCTGAACCTCTGATGTGGCTGATGTAAATCTGAACCTCGTTTATTGGTAATGTTTAGCATACGAGATTAGCACACTAAgctagttttttatttataaagcgtTTTTTGACGGTGGGCGTGGTCACAAAGCATCGTTACGGAATGTGAATGTATCCCTGCTGAAGTCAGGTGACGGGGGTGAGGGAGAAACCCATCCTCACCTGAGCAACACTGGTTCATACCATTACAAATCATCTGTGGAGTTACGCCGTGTATTAGTCTGTGTCCTGTTACAGGTAATGTAGATaactttacactttattacatacgtttgcagtgcattgtgggtaatgctCACTAATTCTCACTGAGCTGTCATTagtttattagtagtagtgcaAGTAATATACTAGATCTCACGCACACTGCCCCACTTTCTGATAAAGAGCAACCCGAGGCCTTCcatatcactcacacacacacccacgacTGCTGACTGTGctgctggctgtgtgtgtgtgtgtgtgtgagagcgagagagactggCAGCTGCAGGCGTACTGTCCTTCATCACAGTCTCAGGAGAGGTGTAGTTTCATCACATTGAGAGCAAAAGAGAGCGCatcaatctcacacacacacttccattacaggttctcacacacacacacaaatgtctggGCTGAAAGACCCAGGTGTTCTGGACACTGAAGTCAGTGCTGGAGCGGAGCTGTAAGAGACTCGTTAGTAAAAGCTGAAACTGACTGTAATTGATTTCACTTCTCACTGTGTCTGCTGAATGCGGTCGATATAAACTAAGTGTAGCTAGCAGTGTTAGCGCCTTCGGCTTtttacatgtgtgtttgttgattgattgatcgatttccccccattttctccccagtTTGGTCAGCAGCCAGCTCTTCTCTATGGTGTGAAGGTTAACTAACCCCATCTTCAGAATCTGCTCCTGCAGCGTTACAGAGCGGTGTAACACCAAGGGTCAGGTTCGTCTGTAACATGCACTCAGCTTCAGAAATAacgtgttgtgtgtttggtcaGTTGTGCTGCTGTGAGTGAAATGTCGagtgtttgtgttctttaaAACGGTTTAAATGTTTAGAATTGTGCTGAGGGAAAAGTTACCTGCTGACGCTACGCGGGTACACTGGTATACTAGTATACTGGTATACTGCACCGAAACTGAAAATTCAGGATGTACTTGGCTGAAAACCgaagaaaaaactttaaacCATTAATAATATAGatatttttgtataattgtgttaatagacttttttttaaattaatttaatgaatTGAATGAATCTGAATTGATAAACAACAAACCAATAAAATGATCACATTTTATTGAAATTACCACAAAAactaaattattataataatatatatataatatattaattttatgTAACAATCAAATTTAACAGGTTTTTTATCCAAATAATATAAAGTTTTAGAAAACTATTGATGTGCAAAACAGCAGTTGAGTAATGAAGTAGGCCTCTCTCCTGTTTATGTAAACGTATTTACACTTTCATTAAAGATTATTGTGCAAAACAGCAGCAACAGAACTAAACCAACCTCACACTGTtaattacagttacatttatataaatgtagTATTGGGGGGgttcctcctccaccacctcctcaACCTCCTCAACCTCCTCAACCAGCACTAGTGTGTATCCTCCACCTGGAAGATGTGGGTTATACCTCTACTGTAAATAACAGATGTAGCCTCAAGTCAAGAACAAAGTTTTACAGGGCTACACAAattataatgtaattaatatacaCATAGCAATTGGACTGCGGGAGTGAGCAGGGGTGGGCAGGGGTGGGCGGGGGTGGGCGGGGGTGAGCAGGAGTGAACAGTGCAACGTGACCCTCCATCATGGACCgaatttaaatatgaaaaatacacCTGTACAGtgagatatatatctatatacatattACCTCTGATAAAGAAAAAGCGTCTAAAGGTACAACAGAACATTCCtgggtatagtgtgtgtgtgtgagagagagagagagagagagtgtgatagAGATCCTGCTGAGAGGAACTAACACGTCTAAAGGTCATTTTTCGATGCTTCTGAGGATGAAAATATTACTTTTGAACTCTTCATgcggacccccccccccccccccccccccccccccccccccccccgtttctGTCCTTTCAatctcccaaacacacacacacacacacacacacacacacacacacacacacacacacacacacgcacacacacacacacacacacacacacacacacacacacacgcacgcacacacacacagtctctccaTCCACCTGATGATATGGAAGAGGCAGAAAGATATATTTCTCTGTTTTTACTGATTGTGTTTCTACTTGTGTTCTTCTGTCCATTTCTGAGGAAGTGTAGAAGCAGATGGATGTTCTGCGACACAGTGAGGGATGAGTGTTGAAACACACACCTGagacacattacacacacagtcactaaGAGTGCGGTATCTCTGATGGTGAATGTGCGGTATCTCTGATGGTGAATGTGCGGTATCTCTGATGGTGAATGTGCGGTATCTCTGATGGTGAATGTGCGGTATCTCTGAGACGGCGAGAGCGCTGTATCACCTCATTACACAAGACTGTCCAGTTTCATGGCAGCCACTAAAACATGACTATAATTTACATGTAATAATGAAGCAGCAGTGTGATGTTTagtgccctctgctgcctgtgaGGGTGAACTacaatatgagagagagagagagagagagagggagggggggagacgAACGATCGTAGCATCACTACTCGGAACAAAAAGACTTTACCCCCCACCACATTTTGAACACGATGAACTCACGTGAAAGAGTGAGATCAGGATGTAAACACTCATTAGTAttatcataaaataaatgatataaagTCTGAAGTGCTGAAGCTGATGTAGAGCCTCTAACACTGCAAAACCCGAGTGAAGTtccagctaacattagctagttaCCTCAGGGACGGAGCCTGTAATAACATTCAGAGAAATAAACTAAAGTTTACCTGTTAAAATATagccaaatacacacacacacacacacacacacacacacacacacacacacacacacctttactaCTATTTCAAAAACAAAGTAAGAGGTATTATAAGAATGTTCTTACTGCAGACATCTTCCAGACTCCGGTGAGCTAACACAGGTGAGCTAACCCCACTAACCTGACGGGATCATTATGGCTACAgcttaattaataaaaaactaAAGGTTTCTTACCGCAGCCTGAAAAGGTGAAAAGTGATGTGTCGTTCTGGAATGAGTCGGATCTTTGATTGGATTGTCTGAGGGGAGTGCTTGGAGTCGATTCACAGATCTGAAGAGTCATTTTGATGATGtgagaaattatttaatttatttttcgaCGATGATAAATATTTCTACTGTAAACAACTTCAAAAGTATTATACGTGATTAAAGATTACAATCTTTCAACTTTTAGTGAAAGCTtgttattaaaatgataaaaactCAATACAACACTATACTATTAACACGTAAACACACATCTAATGCAAGCTAATAGGTTTAAAACAAACTAAATCAAATGATTTGATCCCAGttcaatttcatttcatttatatagctTTAACAAAGGACATTGCCACAGTGCAGTTTTATAGATATCCGGATAGAgatataaatttatccctaatgaacaagccagaggtggCGGTAgggaaaaaactccctgagaagacACGAGgaaggaaccttgagaggaaccagaatgAAAAGGGAGATTGTAGTGAGATTGTTATAGATGGTTCCTCATGAATACTCTAATCCCATTTTTTGTGAAAACTGCTTCATCTACATGTCCAAAGCAAACACCAGCAAAGAAGATCAGAACTGTAGAGAGACCCTACAACCTGCTCCGTTCTCTCAGGTCCTCTGGGATCGGACTCGCTGTCCCTAGATCTCGTCTCTCCTCTATGTGGCAGGTCTTTCAGTGTAGTAGCACCTAAAATCTGGAGCTCTCGCCCTCTGACGCTTCACAGCACCACATCCATCTCAGAGTTATTAAAAGCGTGTCTGCCTTCTCAGTGTTCTCTGTCCTAATCTCTTACTATCCATTTTTCTCAGTGACCGTACTATCTGTACtgcttttcattttgtttgattGCTCATTGTTTTTCAGTTTGTGTTTGTCCGTGATTAAGCGTCCTTGAGCGCTGGAAATGCAATGtatatattaaacatattattattattattattattattaacaatatcTCCTCAGGGCTGCTCCTGTAGTGGATGGGAtagaggggtgccaatattttgtgTAGTGTAACAGATGATCTAGTCAGTGTAGGAGGTGGAGCTGAGGAATTGGCCACTCAGTGTAAACTGTGTATAAACGGTTTGTGAACGCCATCTAGTGGACACTCAGGTTTTCTCATGTTATGGCTCCTTAAAATtggataaatacatttttatatccagatttctgtaaagttgttATTTAAGAGTTTATCTgattttcagtgtgaacatgAAGTGTCTTATTCTGATTTGAGCTATAAACCTGATTATTACTGACACAAATCAGACCAAAGTCATATGTTTTTGTCCCAAACCTTTATTGCAGCACTCAAACAGAAAACTGACGACCCTTTCTTACAGAACTATGACCCAAAAGTCCCGAAATCTGCAATAACTTAGTGTGTTAGACCCATACAGCAGGATATCATGTAAACCTAATCCAAAATAAAATCCTGTTTAAACCAGAACTGCAATTAAATCACCTGCAGGAAGATTTATTgctggtttgtttttctttctgctcCAAATCCCAAGTCCCACTTATGGCTTAGAAACGTCTCCCACTAAAACACCTCCACAGAactactttaaaataataataataataataataataaacactattTGTAAATTACCCAAAGTTAAAACCACCTTAAAAATTCACATTGACTCCATAagtgttaagaaaaaaaacatcctgaagtgttttagggaaagaaaaaaagtttaaaagctgaatttttaaatgtgtgtgtgtgtgtgtgtgtgtgtgtgtgtgtgtgtgtgtgtgtgtgtgtgtgtgtgtgtgtgtgtgaaatcagcATCACATCAACAGACGTGTAAGGACTGAAATCACAGGAATAAAACCCTGCTGTGTGAGCTGTGACGTGATTAATCAGGAGAGTTCTGTCTCTGTACAGCGGCTGGGAAACCTGCgctgaacagtgtgtgtgaacgCGGTCAATAATCTCCAGCACACCGCTGTATCTGAGATTCAAAACACAACATTTAAAACGGCGTGTGGTCATTTCCTCATGGTTCAGGAAGTCGAACCCTGAGGGAGTTCCACTGAgagtaaaaaatattaaacatgctGGTGAAAGTGGAACACAGTCATTCTCCCCCAGCACCACAATGATCATAAACCATGACTCAATAAATCTAGGTGCTTATGGTGATGTGATTATAAGTATTGGCACACCCCCACTTTCAGGTTAACAGTGTTGCTGAAACGGAACCGTGTAGTTTGAGTCCAAAtccaaaataatgataatgatgaaaGAACGAGACAAAAGAGGTTCTAGATCAGGCTGCAACTGCATCCGTGACCCAGCTCGTGAGTTATCGTCAACTCCTGCAAACACTGAAAGCCTCTGTgtgtacaattaaaatgaacCATCACAAAGAGATTCATCGCTCTGCAATAAACACGGCTCAAAGggcacatgcgcgcacacacacacacacacacgcacacacatacacacgcacagcATACAAAAACTGGCACCTTTCTCTAAGTTCTGAAGTGAGGAGTGAAAGCCATTAGAAACGTCAGTGCAGCTTTGTGTCATACCTTCACattaacaccacacacacatacacacacacacacacgtgaagaTCTCACACCCACAAAGCAGCTTCAATAGACAGGAAGTCATCTGATTCTCAACAACGGCGTTTTCAGGTATAATAGAAACATAAGGAAAAGCTCAGAGTGGGAATAGCAGAGCCGGTGTCAGAAGGAACAGGAAGAGGAATTACAGGGAAAAATTTCTCAAACGAGTACAGGAGAAAACCAGGTGCGTGACCATTCAAACATCTGAGCGTctggtaaaataaaataaagcctaAAGGTGTTGATCAGGATGCTGGTGGTGTTCTCCGCTGCAGCTGCTCAGTCGTAGTGGGATGATCCTCTCCGCCTCCACACACGGTGCCAAAACTTACGTTTCTACAACACAGTGCAACGAGCAACATACTTCAGACAACTGTACACACAACCTCACCTGTACAGCTGTAATGTAGGACAGAAACAGCAGGAGCAGTCTGGaaactctcgcacacacacaaatgcacacacagtctctcacacactcattctctcgcacacacacttgctctctcgcacacgcacacacagtctcacacacactcattctctcgcacacacacacaaacgcacacacagtctcacacactcgctctctctctctctctctcacacacactcattctctcgcacacacacacaaacgcacacagtctcacacactcgctctctctctctcacacacactcattctctcgcACACActatcgcacacacacacacacacactcgctctctctctcacacacacacacacacactcgtgctctctctctgacacacacacacacacacgtgcacatacagtctcacacacactcactctcgcacacactgtctcacacacacacagtctcacaatCATACAGTCTCACGCTcagtcactctctcacacacacacacacacacagtgtgagatGGACGTGTCCTAATCTAAATCATATCTGAGCTTTATTCTGGTTTGAGGATAATAAGTGTTTCCTGTGTGCTCGGGGGATCCTGTAATGAAGTCCTAATTCTAAGCACATGAAGGTTCAGAAAGAGT is a genomic window containing:
- the LOC108278081 gene encoding chromodomain-helicase-DNA-binding protein 7 isoform X1, with translation MLYYLRQEVIGDLADRILEGADSSELDIWIPQPLHAEVPTDWWDVEADKSLLIGVFKHGYEKYNSMRADPALGFLERVGMPDAKAIAAEQRGADMVADGEDEDPEYKPLRMPFKDDMDDFTNSPLDDKEEMMDVEGGEAPKASENGAKAGNLYWPAASALTARLRRLITAYQRCHKRQETLIKPDGRRRRRLREDHLLAMATEGGAFTLEPNRVATTAYLTEGASFVKTSPFLHESAALLADGAAFFKERRQRWTRREEADFYRVVSTFGVVYDVQTQCFDWAQFRAFARLDKKTDESLEKYYYAFVAMCKRVCRMQVKDSAELADPTLIIDPITEERASRTLYRIELLRRIREQVLPHPELEERLRLCQPSSDLPAWWEVGKHDRDLLHGAAKHGVSRTDYHIQNDPELGFLQAQRKFIQGRGSEATLTSDPLTAVDLIKDEELKHELKYDTTEKVDIQEEKEGKTAAASPKQEVKTEEEEKNQKEEMMQKENRAEVKSEENHSIPQTTEEEKVTESEDSPTLPVPALTDANKEEQENLTGTENHKPNTEKNSEEEEEEEKMDEDDKSEKSSQADVCASSDRKNFDEESNASMSTARDETRDYFGMDDVEPSVSQTFGERSAFSFWPKDRVMINRMDNICEAIIKGKWPTNRRQFFDLPGLLPGYGAIATDSPMPRRSMGDFSVMNQSSYSGSDDITMSPQVNKDEALSLSVPRQRRRRRRKVEIEAERAAKRRNLMEMVAQLRESHVAEGQTRAMDLTKALHGLAPSSSSSSSVFPGAVASPMELLHAAGASRANGAVLEAEIPTRRRRGRRKNVEGLELLFAGNKTSQLNTEDSNGTKGFADGAHVPARAPRHIPAPAQKEEGGHLKGEDGASTKDLQEWLRQHPTYTMDVPGYIPKSEELLTQLGKPKQKRHRCRNPNKIDINTLTGEERVPVVNKRNGRKMGGAMAPPMKDLPRWLSENPEFAIAPDWTDIVKQSGFLPESMFDRLLTGPVVREEGVRRRGRRPKSEIAKAAAAQASLSAASSASTSGVNPFLLNSLFGGMDLSSLQNLQNLQNLQLLMGLSPSLGAGAADNKTTTTMLPLMLPAMSALPNVFSLGGLFGGNMAAAAAAAAANLNTNTTAASESEETKKDGELKEEGEEKKEEAEKPAENESSDANAAAATNLSANPLAFNPFLLSTMAPGLFYPSMFLPPGLGGLGLPGFSPAALAELQNAMSGALGGAGEEKEENEETGHNQDAVKASSTLENSDSDEGENKTEDLTGAAEELDSVEAGEEEDDDDDDEEEEVGEDDEDKSD